The sequence GCGTGAGCCTCCGTGGGCCTTCCGCAGTCGAGACCGTGGGACGGCCGCCGCGCTCCTTCGCGCTCACGAGCCTCCGCTCGGCGAAGTTTGCGACTGGTGACGGACGGATCGGCGGTGTTCGGCGGAACGCTGGGCGGCGAGTCGATCGTCTGACGCTTCCTCCCGGACCGCCCATCGAAGTCAAGAGGCTGGCTGGATCACGTCTGTTCGGGCGGTTAGCCCGGTTAACGCCTTATGCCTCATGGTGAGGCTATCCGCGTGTGATCACTTGGGCCATTTGCGTTACTTGTAACCGACCGCATGTCGGGTTCTGGTGTGACGTATCTCGGATTGACAACGGGGTGACCGATCAGTCCCTGGGGGTGCGCGCTCGGCAGTGACAGGTGAAAGCGCACGTCAGGGGGTGATCGGCAGGCCCTCATGGACTTTTTGTGCATTTTGACCGAAGCGCGAATGTCCTCGCTGAACCGACCGCTGCTGAGTTTTCGGTCAATCTCTGCCCAACCTTTCGCGTACCGTCCAAGAAGTTCCCGAAGCCTCGGCGAGGCGAGTGGCGAATGCGTTGCTCATTCGCTAGAGCGACATGATGCGTCGATGCGGTTTAGGCCCTTGCTGGGCTGCGGCGGTGTCGCGCTGGATGCAGCCGAAGGGCAACTCCGCTCGCCGGGCCAACGCGGAGGGAACTGAGAGTCAGCGGCGCGGTCGCGCCTAGCTCGGGGGGAGCTAAACGGTAGAAGGGATTTGTCATGTGGTCTGGGAAGATCCTTCGCACTGAGCCCACGGGTCCGACCCGGGGCGGAGAGCCCCGAAGAGGACCGGGCCGCCGTCGGGCGGTGGAAAAGGACCTGCATCGCTTCCTACGTCGGGAACTTCGAGACCTCGGTATTCATCCACCGCTGGACGTGGAGGAGCTGTGCAAGGCGCTCAGCCGTCGGCGTGGTCGGCCCCTCTACCTGCGGGAGGCACCGCTGCCGAAGCCAGGACCGACGGGGATGTGGGTCGAGTACGACGACTACGACGTGATCTTGTACCAGCAGGAGACGACCCGCCTGCATCAAGATCACATCAAGCTCCACGAGATAGGACACATTCTCGTGGCGGAGGCCGAGGACGCCGAGCAGGCGCCGGCCGAAGCGGCGGAGCAGCCCCCCGTGCTCGATCCCGAAGAAGAGTCGGCCGTCCTCGTGGAGGGCTGGGCCGCCATGCTCCCGGTATTCGACCCCAAGACGATCAAGCGCGTCGCGCGTCGTTGCTCGTACGACGACGGCGAGGAGTGCTCCGTCGAACTCGCGGCGACGATCGTCCTGGAGTGGGCGTCAGTGCTGGACGACTCGACGCCCCTCTCGGAGGACCCGTCTCTGCGGCGTGTGCAGTCGGCCCTCGGAGACCGGCGAGGATGGCTGTAACCCGTGGAACTGCTACTCCTGGGGCTCGTGGGCGCCCTTGCCTGGAAGCTCTGCAAGCTGTGGCGAACCCCCCACGACGCACCTTTGCGGTCGGTGACCCTCTGCCTCCTCTGCGCCACGCTTTCCTACCCCATCGCTATGCCGGGAGGCGCGACCGGCGTCGACACGGTTGCGGGGCACGGGGCGACAAAATTGGTCCAGAACGTGCTGCTGCTCGTCTCGATGTACTTCCTGATGTGTTTCTACCTCTACTCTGCGGCTGACGAGGAGGCGAGCCGTCGCAGGGCGAACAAGGAGGCGGTCGCCGTCGTGGCCGTCGTGGTGGTCATCACCCTGGCTGCCGTATCGGTGCCGCACGAGGTCTTCGCCGGCAGTTTCAGCACCGCGGACATGACGGTTCCGCAGATCGCTGTCTTCTACGGCGGAGCCGGGTGTTACCTGACGTACGTCCTGGGCATCGCCGCCAGGTGGACCCGCACCTACGCCCGAATGTCCCGTCGCCCCCACGCAACAGGACTGTGGATGGCGGCTGTTGGTCTGGGCGCGATGGCCGTGGCCTGCGCGATCAGGGCTGTCATCGTGGCCGTCCGCTGGGCGGACATCGAGGTACCCCAGCGTCTGATGGCTGCGGTCGCGTTCCTGTTGGTCGCATCCATCCTTCTGTTCACGGCCGGGATCACCTACTCGGGGGTCCGCGCCCGAATATCTTCTTCGAAACTCTGGCTCCAGCACCGACGTGATTACCGCCGCCTCGCCGCCCTCTGGGAGTTGTTGGCCGAGGCGTTCCCCGACAACGTTCTACCGCCGGCGTCCTCGTCCGCCCACGACCGACGACGCGCTCGGGGAGTCCACCGCCGCTACCACCGCCGCATCGTGGAGATCCGAGACGGCCTGGTCGCCATCAGCCCGTACCTCCTGGTGGACGGCACCGGCATCCCAGCGCCCGATGTCGACTCGGATGAGCTGGCAGCTCGGCTACGGCGGGCTTCTGCCCGGGTCAAGGAAGGGGCCCCCGTGCCCCGCCGGGCGGTCCCCCTCGCCATGACGCTGGGGAGCGATCGAGCGGCAGATGTGAAACAACTGATTGCGGTGTCCGACGCGCTGGTGACAGACCGCGCGACCCCCCTCACGATCAAGGAGGCACCATGCTGATCAGCGGACGACGTGTGCTCGTCGACACGGGCACGTATCTGGACGACGGCGCCGTCCTGATCGAGAGCGACTCGATCGTGGCTGTGGGGCCGCGCAAGGAGATCGAGGAGCAGACCGCCGCCGACGTGCCGCGGTCGGTGTTCGAC is a genomic window of Streptomyces sp. YPW6 containing:
- a CDS encoding MAB_1171c family putative transporter — translated: MELLLLGLVGALAWKLCKLWRTPHDAPLRSVTLCLLCATLSYPIAMPGGATGVDTVAGHGATKLVQNVLLLVSMYFLMCFYLYSAADEEASRRRANKEAVAVVAVVVVITLAAVSVPHEVFAGSFSTADMTVPQIAVFYGGAGCYLTYVLGIAARWTRTYARMSRRPHATGLWMAAVGLGAMAVACAIRAVIVAVRWADIEVPQRLMAAVAFLLVASILLFTAGITYSGVRARISSSKLWLQHRRDYRRLAALWELLAEAFPDNVLPPASSSAHDRRRARGVHRRYHRRIVEIRDGLVAISPYLLVDGTGIPAPDVDSDELAARLRRASARVKEGAPVPRRAVPLAMTLGSDRAADVKQLIAVSDALVTDRATPLTIKEAPC